The DNA segment GTggcggctgaacgggcccctcggaccctccagcggagacaggaggctgaacgggcccctcggaccctccagcggagacaggaggctgaacgggcccctcggaccctccagcggagacaggaggctgaacgggctcctcgggccctccagctgacatggtgtgaggctgaacgggctcctcgggccctccagctggaaGAAACAGCTGAAGCAGAAGGCAGTCTGAGGCGGAGAGAAAGCTCACGCCATTCCTAGAAGGCTGAGAAGCAGCCTGTACAGCTGACGTGGAAGgaagctgaacgggctcctcgggccctccagctggaagagacggctgaagcagaaggcagTCTGAGGCGGAGAGAAAGCTCACGCCATTCCTAGAAGGCTGAGAAGCAGCCTGTACAGCTGACGTGGAAGggagctgaacgggcccctcgggccctccagcggagacaggaggctgaacgggcccctcgggccctccagcggagacaggaggctgaacgggcccctcggaccctccagcggagacaggaggctgaacgggcccctcggaccctccagctgacgagacatgaggctgaacgggcccctcggaccctccagctgacgagacaTGAGGCTGGACGCATTCACCTGACATCTTACAGTTAACAGTCCAGAAGCAAACAGGTGTCAGATGTCCTGAGGCACAGACCAGCTCATTCACTTCAAGACTCATGTAGGCTGACATAACAGGCTCCAAAACAGAAAGTCCTGCTTCTATATTCCTCCCTTCAGTCTCGAGCAATGACAGGGCTTGACGGCCCAGATAAGCCGGGTCAGCCACAGGGAAAACAAGGACTACAACATTCCCCAGGAAAACACGACTTAAGCCTTCACGGATAAACTCCTGGGCAAACATGAAATGTTCAGGAATGAATCTGGGCGATGAGAACTGACTAGCATGATGGCGGTAAGGGTTATAGTGACTAGGAACCATGCGTGAGGTGGACTGTAACTCAAGGGTGTTATGTAGTGTGTATGGTGAAATGGGTACGGCTAATGCTGTGCTAGCATTCCTAGCTGAGACGGGTGATGTTACACAGTTCATGTTACCCTGATTTGACTCCATGTGGTCATCTTTAAGTTCCAACGTGAGTTCATGATCCGCGttctcagttttcagttcatTGGGAATAGGAGCAGCATGCAAAACAGGATTACACATCATCTCACACTCAGTACTTTTACACTTTACGTCATGACCCTCCTTTAAATAATCCTTATGTGCTAAGGAAGCACAGGGGCCTACTTTAAGTAGCTCGTTGGTGAGCGGAGCGGGCTCGGGAAGGGAGGCATTAGCCACAGGTAACTCAGTCCTAGATGGAACCCCAGGCACATTAAATGACACAGAAGAAAACACTTCCACCCCACTCCCCACACAAGCAACATCACGGCCTGTGGAACTCTCTTTCAACCCAAGTGTAGTGTCAGGGGCCCCTACAAGATCACTAGGCCTGTCCAAGATCCTCTCTGAAACAAATGCACTTGGCTGTGACTTGGTTAGCAGAGCATTACCCAGCCTGAAGTTAGCACTGGCTAATTCCGAAACAGTGACTTTATTTtcgcaaacagaaacacacgaAACAGGGGATTCCCCGGTCAGCTTAGAGGCTGGACAGTTAAACACCTGTTCGGGTGGCGGTGACAAGAACACCGGCTGTGACTCCCCGGTGTTGGAACTCACAGTCTGAGTGGGTCTTACTCCCTGTTCGTGGAAGCCAGACGAACAGACCACACCATTCCCAGTACCAGAGTCAGCCATTTCCACACTATGTGTCTCTGTTAAATTTGACCCGTGGCTCTGTAATTCTGAGTCTAATTCATCTTCTACGGCTTCAATGGAGGCTGGTGATGACAGGTTGCACTCACTCACCTCCGGTCGTCGCGCGATGCGGTGGCGACGCGAACGCCGTTTCCTCTTGGCCGTGAGCCCCGTTAACGTGGAAAGTGGAGCCTCTTGCGGTGTCGCAGAGGCTGAGGAGGCGAGGGTTGGCGGAGCACAGTGCACTTCCTCACCGAAGACTTTGAACTGAAAACACGGTGTCTAGAGACTGTGTATTTTCCAGACTCCCACACTAGTGAAAATATAGCCCATGTATTACGTGAGGTGTTAGCCAGCTGGGATCTTAAAGAAGATCGACAAGTGTGCATCACCACAGACAACGGTGCCAATGTTGTGAGAGCCACGGAGCTAAACAACTGGGTCAGACTTCAGTGTTTTGGACACAGGCTGCACCTTGCAATCGGTAAGTTTTATTCAAGGCAGATCTTTTTAGCAATGAAAATGTGCTATACATTATTATCAAATTGATATTGATAAGGATAATGTTACCTTTTTAGACAACTTTAGTTATAAATttcaattagtttttttttttttaaaaaaaggttttaaacatgacagtttttttgtttcctcttaTTTCTCCAGAAAATTCTATCAAAGATGATGCCCGCATTGCCCGAGCCATTGGACTTTGCAAAAAGTTAGTTGGACATTTTTGCCACAGCTGGAAAGCAAAGATGGCTCTgaaaaaagcacagcagaagCTCAACCTCCCAGAGCACACACTGATCACCGAATGCCCAACCAGGTGGGGTTCCAGGCAGAAGATGATTGAGAGAGTCCTGGAGCAGCAGCGGGCCATTTCTGATGTCATCTCAGCAGACAAGAAATCAAGACACTTGATTCCTACTTGGCAGGATCTTGAGGTACTGGAGTCTGTCAACCAGGCATTACACCCCCTGCAAGACTTTACAGATGCCCTGTCTGGTGAGAGCTACGTTAGTGTTTCATATGTAAAACCAGTCCTTCATCTGATGAAGACGTCGGTGCTTGCAGAGAAGGAAGAAGACAGTGATTTGACAAAATCAATTAAGAAGAAAATCCTCGAGTACCTGATTACTAAATATGAAAATCCAGCTACCCAGGAACTTATGGACATGGCGTGCTTCATGGATCCCAGATTTAAAGTCAGCTACACCAGCACTGATCGAGTCTCAGACATCAAGACCAGAGTGATGTCAGAAATGGAAGCAGTGGCACAGAAGGTATTCATGCATGCTTATATATAAAACCTTTCAATTCATATTTAGTccaaaatgtttacttttcttATAATCTGCTTTCTGTTCCAGGAGAGAAGCTCCGCTGAACCAGAGGCCCAGACAGATGATCCACCCAGTCGTCCCCTGAAGAAGGCAAAAAAGTCCCTGGGCAGTTTCTTCAAGGCAGCTCCAATCCCTACCTCCTCTTTCATGCATCTCTCACAAGCTGTTGAAGCTGAGCTTAACAGCTACTTGCTATCCACGGCCATAGACAGTGAGGAAGACCCCTTGGCATGGTGGAAACTCCACAAAATGACATTCCCACAGCTAAGCAAGCTTGCAAGGAAGTATCTCTGCATACCTGCAAGTAGCTCACCTTCAGAGAGACTTTTTAGTACATCAGGAAACATAGTAACATGTCAGCGCACATGTTTAAAACCTTGGAGAGTAAACATGTTGGTTTTCCTTAACAAGAACTTGCCATAAAAAACATTCACTCAGGAAGGATGAATGCAAGATagagaaaccttttttttttttcaaaaaattacaaaaatacacTACCTACATTGTTCTTAATTGTTGATAATATTAGTCTTGGCCAGTACGACCACAAAGGTAGACAATTGTTCTTTGGTGTGTTCCCACAGCAGACAAGTTCTTACCTATAGTTTAATCTAGTAAAGTTTCCACTCCAGTTTTGACTTGCATCATAACTACTTGGTGAGTGGTAAAATGATGAACAACTGCATAGAgataatttgcagtataatttaagttatgtttatttaaaactaatTATAGAGACCGGGAAGGATGTCTTTCAGAATTCAAGCCTCAGAAATTTTTTTATGGGGGCAATGTTTCAATGTTTGACtgcactttgttgttacactgctaatacagcagctttcattaaataaaactgtgcAGTAAAACGGaaattatgtatttgttttttgttttttttttgctatttattttatCGCAAGTCATATCGTTATCGCAGTATTGATCACAGTTATCGCACATTGCAGGTTTTCCTAatatcgtgcagccctagttgTGACTGCTTCCTATGTTTCTTTGTCATTATTGGTAAAACGGCGTTGCTGGCTCTTTAACTTAAGGTTATTTGTAAGAAAACCATATtgtttgtaataaaatatattattacaGAACAcatctgtctgttttccttttcattccaTTTCTGGACCCATTTGTTACTGGCCCCACACTCACACCGCTAGACCTCTTCGTAAGGACGTAACAGAATACTTTAAGACAGCCGTCCCCAACTCCAAACTCCCAGGCCACCgaccggtaccagtccatgAGTTGTTtagtaccgggccgcgagagttgaggctcgggtgtaaAATTTATGGTTTCCAgagtttttatcgttaacttgattaactgggtcttttcccatgttgtagttgtgtcttattttgaaagaagtaTTTACgcattaccatagcgaccagagagcattaagagGCAGAAAGGAGGAcattactctcaatgttgttggcgcatttcaggaggatgctgctaataaagttacgcaattacacagtgaattcatgtttattattatatttgcaaaataccacagtttttgtctatTGAGTTATCACCCCCAACTAGTCGCAGCGCATGTCCACTCGTCGTCTCGTCGTCAAATGCCTTCAtgtaactgttgttgtgttttggcactgtataaataaaacttaaataaaatgaagcagGGTGGAAAcccagacggaccagcaactacaatgacagaggacacgacttaaatacacagagaaacacaggggaattacacacaggtggtggacacagctgggaataatcaacaagacgagacagaggtaaaactgaacacactcacatgagatgcagaccttcacaataaaacaggaacaagaaaccaTCACACTAAGACCCAGACtcgacagaaaatgacacatggaactaaactaaacctgcaaaaacatgacaactcaaaatactgggtcaaactgacccagaaccgtgacagtaccccccctccaagggctggctcccgacagcccaaaacaaaaaaaaaaaacagagcaccagaccagggcgggcggagggggtccAGGAAGGAGGGCccgaaacaaaaaacaaggagcacAAGAGTCcaaacacacaagaaaacagtccaAGAACACAGGAAGacagatcaaaaacaaaaccaaactagAGCTCAACAAGAGTCCATGAAAAgatcagggggccgaccgtgcacacggcaacggcggcaACGGGcgaacagttctgggggccgaccgtgcacacggcaacggcgcAGGCAAAACCAATCGGGAGGCCGACCActtggaaggcagtggcggccacTGAGCAGGTCCGGAGGTCGCCGCGATGCCAGCGGCGGTGATGAACTCTTTCCGGAGGCCGTCCACAATGGCCATGATGCCAACTTAGAGGCCTGGAAAATGGCCGGCAGAGGCGAAGCGGAACAGGTAGAGCTGGCTCTGACAGCGGTGTGGCAaccgcaggaccagacgaggcaggaccagacgaggcaggaccaggcgtggaCGAAggcacggaggctggaccaggcgtggacgaagacacggaggctggacctgacggcagcgggacggctgcggaacctgaggccttggaaactgccaagcaaagactcacagccttggccagccgcttgaggaggtacaccagagagatagaaggtaggagaataaaccagctgttctccacagaaccagcaaaggtgtactctcagtggcaagggaacaataataataagagaacagcaccaccaaggctggagacggagcaatactggaagagcatatgggagaaggacgcaacccataacggcaatgctcagtggctagtggatctgagggcagaccacagcgacctccctgaacagggtccagtaaccatcacagtggcagatatccaagaaagggtctccagtatgaagagttggacagcaccagggcccgacatggttcacgcctactggctaaagaagctgactgcactccacgagcgtctggcagcacaaatgaaccagctgctagtaaatgagagacacccggaatggctaaccgaaggtcggacggtgctgatccccaaggaccccaagaagggaccggtcccctccaactaccgaccaataacctgcctcagtactacatggaagctcctgtcaggcattatatcggctaagatgaacaggcacatgggtcaatacatgagcgggacacagaaaggaattggcaagaataccagaggcgcaaaacaccagctactggtagacagaacagtcagccaagactgcaagaccagactgaccaacctgtgcactgcctggattgattacaagaaggcctatgactcaatgccccacagctggatactggaatgcctagaattgtaagTAAGActttagtaagtaagtaagactttatttatatagcacctttcaagataaaaatcacaaagtgcttcacagaagctaaaacctaaaaataaaaatcaactaaaagcaagtttaaaaagatgggtttttagctgttttttaaaagcgaccACTGAATCCACAGATCTGGGggccacagttccaaaagctttgtcgccttttgttttcagccttgTGTGCTGGACAGCAAGCAAgccctggtcacatgacctcagggacctgctgggaatgtatggatgcaaaagttcacttatatatgttggtgcttgtccatgcagGGCCATGAAAGTCAAGGTCAAAACCTTAAACTGGATCCTGAATttaacggggagccagtgcagctgaatcagcaggggtgtgacatgggaaaacttggaggacttggtcagaagcgttgcagcagcgttctgaatAACTTAGAGAGGCTCCAAAgaggctttacataaacaagtaaacaaagaattacagtagtccaaacaagatgaaacaaatgcatgaatgacaatTTCTAATTCGGAGCGCGATGCAATGTTtctcaaatgataaaaacaggagcGAACCAAAGATTTTACATGGGCATCCAAAGTCAGAGCTGAGTCAATACTAACACCAAGGCTCCTGATAGACggttttgcaaatgtagcaagTGGACCCAAGTTTTCCATAACACTAGGTACAAAATTTTTAGGATCACAAACAAGAACTTCAGTCTTCTCCTCATTTAGTTGAAGAAAGTTTCCAGCCATCCAACATCTAATGGAGTCTATGCACTTGTGCAAAATCTGTAGCTTGGAAACATCATGGGGCTTAAAGGAGATATATAcctgaatatcatctgcatagcagtgatacGAAATGTCCTTAAAAGTGCTCAATAAGTGTTGAAGAGGAAGTAAATACAGTAAGaacaataaaggccccaaaactgaaccttgtggcacaccatagGCAAGAAAAGTAGAAGAGGAACTGTACTTAGAGGTAGCCACAGAAAAGGATCGTTCATGCAAATAGGATTCAAACCAGTCCAAAGCATTTGGACTGGTTTGaaagaattgtacaagatcaatgggaccctaagagccttcatcaggaactcaatggggatgtggcgtacaacactagaggccaactccaagcccatagcacaagtcaccatcaagtgcgggatctaccaaggagatgctctgtccccactgctgttctgcataggccttaaccccctcagtgagatcattaacaagactggctacggataccgactacggaatggagcagttgtcagccacctcctgtacatggatgacatcaagctgtatgccaagagtgaacgagacatcgattcactgatccacactaccagactatacagcaatgacattggaatgtcgttcagactggagaagtgtagtcggatggtaacaaagagagggaaggtagtcagaactgaggggattgaactaccagaaggcaacattgcagacatagaggacagttacaagtacctggggatcccgcaggcgaatgggaaccatgaagaggccactagaaaagctgcaaccaccaagtacctgcagagggtcaggcaagtcctgaggagtcagctgaatggtaagaacaagatccgggccatcaacacgtacgccctgcccgtgatcaggtaccctgctggggtaataggctggccaaaggaggagatagaagccactgacataaagacaagaaagctccttaccatgcatggagggtttcaccccaagtccagcaccctgaggctgtacgctaagtggaaggaagggggctggggactggtgagtgtcagcaccacagtccaggatgagacaacgaacatccaagaacacattgggaagatggccccaacagaccgagtgctcagtgaatacctcaggcagcagaaacccaagaaagaggagggagacgaggaaccatcatggaaggacaggcccctgcacggtatgtaccaccgacagatagaggaggtggctgatatccagaaatcctaccagtggctggacaaagctggactgaaagacagcacagaggcactaatcatggcagcacaagaacaagttctgagtacaagatccatagaggctggggtctatcacaccaggcaagaccccaggtgcaggctgtgtaaagatgccccagagacaatccagcacataacagcagggtgcaagatgctagcaggcaaggcatacatggaacgccataaccaagtggccggcatagtgtacaggaacatctgtgccgagtataacctggaagtcccgaggtcaaaatgggagatgcccccaagggtggtggagaatgaccgagctaagatcctgtgggacttccagatacagacggacaaaatggtggtggctaggggtgggtttttataatcgattcatcgattaaaatcgattctggcttggataacgtaaaatcgattcattaaaatcctgaatcgattttttaatataaatttattttgcccaaaatgccagaatctctggtgacatctcagaaaatttcaagaaccaccaaacagttaagacagtaaatgagagcaggtacacggattctgcacatagacttaaacacacagcgcgacccgcggatcagaatcagttagatgtcgcctttctcacagtcggggctgaaagccgccagctcgctgattctgatctgtcgacgggtccgcgctttgtgttcacgccctttatgcgccgattctaaagctgttagtttgatctctctccaaacaatattgaccgaaccagcagcaaaagaagatccaaacgcttcacacaaaatcgtcatgaattcactctgacttttactgttttgcttccaccgcgatgcacagctctctctctccctctctccctctctctctctctgtacttcaagaacagtttccctttcttcattattcgcttgcttgttacgcacaagtctactgttgtttacagcgctgtcggccactgttttttttcccttttacattcttccgaaaagaaaacctcatttctgctgttcaatactgaacaaatttaaactttttaaaattattcaaaatgcaaaacgcttaacgTGTCTCTAGTAAAactgctgtaacttcagaggtgatgttcatatgttgattaatggttttctttcgtttttgatgtactgcagaatatttttataaatcccaggccaggaaaaccttcatgtttttctgtgttttatcttcagctactttgacacaaaggcatctgctgtgacgcttacacctgtgataaagtcttgcgtgtatcagcttcctttttattgatacaaaaatatgtaaatgtactgaactgaattataatatttctgactgtcaaaatttcccagatttaaatcgaatcgaatcgaattaaatcgaatcgtggatcgaatcgattcgggaccttgtgaatcggaattgaatcgattctagaaatcagtgacgatacccagccctagtggtggctaaccaaccggacatagtggtggtagacaaacagaagaagacggccgtagtgatcgatgtagtggtttcgaatgacagcaatatcaggaagaaggaacacgagaagctggagaaataccaagggctcagagaagagcttgagaggatgtggagggtgaaggtaacggtggtccccgtggtaatcggagcactaggtgcggtgactcccaagctaggcgagtggctccagcagatcccgggaataacatctgagatctctgtccagaagagcgcagtcctgggaacagctaagatactgcgcaggaccctcaagctcccaggcctttggtagaggacccgagcttgaaggataaaccgcccgcaggggcgtgctgggtgtttatatatatatatatatatatatatatatatatatatatatatatatatatatatatcatcttGCAGGCAATTTGTGACCATCAGGGCTGCTTCATTGACACCTGCGTGGGCTGGCCAGGGTGCGCCGCCACAGCCCATGTACAGACAGTCAGTCTACCCTCCTCCAGAACATTTCATCCTCGCAGATGGAGGGTACCCATGCCTCCAACGTCCACTCCCCCTCATCACACCCTACAAGAGGCCAGTCCGAGGTGTGGGAGCCCAGCGCTTCAACAGCCACCATTCCAGGGCACGCTCCATCATAGACCGTGTGTTTGGAATGATGATAACGAGGTTCAGGGCCATCTTCCTGCATGCGTTGGAGGTGCACCACACCTTTGTACCCCACGTAAGTGACCACCCCATGACATGTGAATATTGCAACATATAATGTTTGTGCGtaatggtgtgtgtgtattactatggaagaaatatagtatcatcagaattcaagtatttttagacattgaatttatgacactgaatttttatcctccaaatttccctgcaaaaatattcacctgcaaaaattcacctgcaaaaattcacctgcaaaaaattcaCCTTTGGGTTAACCTCAAGACAAAATACAAAGTATGTTGTTCTCAAGCAGATAAGTCATGAGGACACAAGTTAGTAAATGTGCACCTACTAAGAATTGTTGTGGTGTTATCATGTGttaactgttgtgtttttatttcctctgcCATTAGGACTGCAAGTATCCAGGGTCAGGAGAGGGTGTAAGTGGGAAGCCCACTGCTGCCACTTGGCCCTGGTTTGCCCTCATGGACGAGGTAATAGTACAGAGGCCGTCCATCAGGCTCCCTGTCCTACTGTCCACTCTCCCTGAGGACACTCCAGGGCCAAGTTCAGCAGTGGGTGACCAGAATGTAGCAGAATCTGACACTGATGAGGGAGACAGTCAGCCACCGACAACAGCAAGGAAGAGGAAACGGGATCGGGATGACGAGCTGCTCAACCTCATCAGGGAGGACATGCAGCAACaaagggaggctgaggagagaAGGGCACAGGAGAGCAAGGAGCGAATGGACAGACTTTTTACAATCCTGGAACGTCTGATCCCAAAATGACTGCTGCGTCCCTCTAATTTCATTTGACAGTTCTGTGACATTTGTGTGTTGAGATGATTTTCCAGGCACCAGACACCTTCTTTTTCCTGCATTGCAAACACTTtcctttaaattaatttgttaCATTGTGCCCTTTGTGTTGGATGTTACAAGTCTCATTTTCGCAATAAATGGAATCAAATAGTAATAGTCACTGAATCCATTTAATCAACAGGTATTGACATGATGCCAAGTCATAATGGCAAATGGACATTCACTCAAAAACAGAGTACATGTcaggaacaacaacaaagaaacaaaaacaaaaaacaaatgtgcaaTGCATAAGCAGCATTTGAAGACTAAAATATTTGCAGCTATGTACATGTGTTCACACAAGTTTAACCTGAGTGTCCTGTTCCCGGATCATTTCTTTCACAACTCCAATACATGCCAGGAAGTCCCTGGCAGTGTTGCTGGATCTGCTGAAGACAGATCAGACATGGATGGGGTGCTGCAACTGTGACCTGCGGTTTGTCTCTTCTAGTCGACGAGTGGAGATTCACACAGGGTGGTCTGCAAAGAGAGCTTAAGGATGCAtcctcccactgtccactgCAACGTCCATCCACAGGTTTGCAGGGCTGGCTCTATCGACGGCTGCTGCACCACTAAGATATGTAGACAGAGATATGTAAGCAGGAGTGCCATGAAGTGCCATATGCCACCGGAGAAAAGGTTCCTAGACAAATTTGCACTTGCCTGTTAACAGTAGTCGTGGTCTGGTGGTACCTCCTCCAGGGCTGACACCTCAGATGACAGTTGGTCCTgccaacatatatatatatatatatacatatatatatatatatatatatattaggggtgcaatgatacacaaaattcacggttcggttcggttcgatactttggtgtcacggttcgatattttttcgatacaaaaaaaatgttcatgactttttaatttgccatttattaaaattataaatatatattttaactcaaaagtacagtttttaaatttaaccctaacgcttgtgcgtgttttttattttgacagcgaatgcgcacctgcggaccacttatgtgcagccctggttatttagctcgtcatattgcagccacagaaattcttttgtccatgaaaccataaagctgcactttctttttgccttatagtctgatttgtcataacttctccgttttgtggtaagcttttctttggctgtcacttcttcaccctgacctgtcttatttggctcagcagaactaaaatatatatctgtctgtgaaggttctcagtcatccaggtcatcgtagtcaaatataaatcctgctgcttttacacacgcactcacataagctcagcgattctctgcgatcaacctctcacatgtgtaagctgcgggagatttcacttgtcatgtttgcatagtaagctaacaattaataagacgatgtcagaggaattggtgcacaaattatcatcactcacagatcagtgctgtcgctctctatacacagttcgcgcgattgcaaagtgaaagcaaaaaaacaa comes from the Astatotilapia calliptera chromosome 15, fAstCal1.2, whole genome shotgun sequence genome and includes:
- the LOC113007158 gene encoding zinc finger BED domain-containing protein 1-like; this translates as MALKKAQQKLNLPEHTLITECPTRWGSRQKMIERVLEQQRAISDVISADKKSRHLIPTWQDLEVLESVNQALHPLQDFTDALSGESYVSVSYVKPVLHLMKTSVLAEKEEDSDLTKSIKKKILEYLITKYENPATQELMDMACFMDPRFKVSYTSTDRVSDIKTRVMSEMEAVAQKERSSAEPEAQTDDPPSRPLKKAKKSLGSFFKAAPIPTSSFMHLSQAVEAELNSYLLSTAIDSEEDPLAWWKLHKMTFPQLSKLARKYLCIPASSSPSERLFSTSGNIVTCQRTCLKPWRVNMLVFLNKNLP